One window of the Salvia splendens isolate huo1 chromosome 1, SspV2, whole genome shotgun sequence genome contains the following:
- the LOC121801213 gene encoding F-box protein GID2-like: MKRPLADEESDSTATANGESAAANDKDANKKIKQNGEEEVEKITEMSKEAEAVLLDENLLYEVLRRVDDGSTLAKAASVSRQWRQTAHDERIWELICTRHYHRSPTQLRAVVSALGGFRRLYSSHLWPLLKPASSSPSPPAPPPAAAAAASSSWPGLPPAPAPGPARSKARWGKDEVNLSLSLLSIKYFEKMSFNHRSK, translated from the coding sequence ATGAAGCGCCCCCTCGCCGACGAGGAATCCGATTCCACCGCCACAGCCAATGGTGAATCCGCTGCCGCCAACGACAAAGACGCGAATAAGAAGATCAAACAGAACGGCGAAGAAGAAGTAGAAAAAATAACAGAGATGTCCaaggaggcggaggcggtgcTGCTGGACGAGAATCTGCTATACGAGGTGCTCCGCCGCGTCGACGACGGCTCCACCCTGGCCAAGGCGGCCTCCGTCAGCCGCCAGTGGCGCCAAACCGCTCACGACGAGCGGATCTGGGAGCTGATCTGCACGAGGCATTACCACCGCAGCCCGACGCAGCTGCGCGCCGTCGTCTCGGCACTCGGCGGATTCCGCCGCCTCTACTCGAGCCACCTCTGGCCGCTGCTGAAGCCGGCTTCCTCTTCGCCGTCGCCgcccgcgccgcctcctgctgcTGCGGCGGCGGCGTCTTCCTCGTGGCCTGGCCTTCCTCCAGCTCCGGCGCCGGGGCCGGCGAGGTCGAAGGCGCGGTGGGGGAAGGATGAAGTGAATCTCTCGCTTTCCTTACTCTCGATTAAGTACTTCGAGAAGATGAGTTTCAATCACCGAAGCAAATGA
- the LOC121754249 gene encoding transcription factor MYB73-like: MERSESDRIKGPWSPEEDELLQKLVEKHGPRNWSLISKSIPGRSGKSCRLRWCNQLSPQVEHRSFTVEEDETIIRAHARFGNKWATIARLLSGRTDNAIKNHWNSTLKRKCVSMSEEFNDFDPEARQPLKRSASVGPGTNVSASGFCFNPGSPDGSDMSDSSHSGHLVYRPIARTGGISPPDPQPDPVTSLSLSLPGLDPSPNQSVLELDPQIAADHSVKSVPVLPQLPIQMFAPHPPPPPPPLPPAINLNRQFASAADKQFFSPEFLAVMQDMVRKEVRNYMAGMDQKGFCVQNEAIRNAVVKRMGISKID; the protein is encoded by the coding sequence ATGGAGAGAAGCGAATCGGATCGGATTAAGGGGCCGTGGAGCCCGGAGGAGGACGAGCTGCTGCAGAAGCTGGTGGAGAAGCACGGCCCGAGGAACTGGTCGCTGATCAGCAAATCGATCCCCGGTAGATCGGGGAAATCGTGCCGGCTGCGGTGGTGCAATCAGCTCTCGCCGCAGGTGGAGCACCGCTCCTTCACGGTGGAGGAGGACGAGACGATTATTCGCGCTCACGCGCGGTTCGGCAACAAGTGGGCGACCATAGCGCGGCTCCTCTCCGGCCGCACCGACAACGCGATCAAAAACCATTGGAACTCGACACTGAAGCGCAAGTGCGTCTCGATGTCGGAGGAATTCAACGACTTCGATCCAGAGGCGCGCCAGCCGCTGAAGCGATCGGCAAGTGTCGGCCCGGGGACGAACGTTTCCGCTTCCGGCTTCTGTTTCAACCCGGGTAGCCCCGACGGGTCGGATATGAGCGATTCGAGCCATTCGGGTCATCTCGTGTACAGGCCTATTGCTCGAACGGGCGGGATCTCCCCGCCCGACCCGCAACCCGACCCGGTCACTTCCCTTAGTCTTTCCCTCCCCGGACTCGACCCGAGCCCGAATCAATCTGTTTTGGAGCTTGACCCGCAAATTGCAGCGGATCATTCTGTTAAATCCGTTCCTGTTCTTCCGCAGCTCCCAATTCAAATGTTTGCTCCccatcctccgccgccgccgccgccgttgcCGCCGGCTATTAACCTAAATCGCCAGTTTGCATCTGCGGCGGATAAGCAGTTTTTCAGCCCGGAGTTTCTGGCGGTGATGCAGGATATGGTGAGGAAGGAGGTCCGGAATTACATGGCGGGAATGGATCAGAAGGGCTTCTGCGTTCAGAACGAGGCTATTAGGAATGCGGTGGTGAAGAGGATGGGTATCAGCAAGATTGACTGA